A portion of the Candidatus Margulisiibacteriota bacterium genome contains these proteins:
- a CDS encoding AI-2E family transporter, with the protein MTKEQERLESYRRTAGIVFVVILLLLSYLIIRPFIIAILSAAALSYVFYPVYIKLLPLVPARLPAKKIASLLTCGLIILIVLIPTVIVSLILTQEVRDGYIFLQNFLQNPQMNVSHLPPFITQWSGYLPQFKEVATDLAGQLIGILQSLLRGVPSVVLNIFITIFSIYYFLAHGKDLYKFFGEIVPLAEGRYRQILNRFDDLSRGMIMGQIVVGIIQGILAWLGFFLLGVPNPVLWGFLTAIISIIPLLGAAIVWVPIVAYLAIVGTTTGEYWRAVTLLLYGTFVISLIDNFLKPKIVGDNAKIHPLIILFGILGGIQLFGIAGILIGPLILTIFDLVIEIYKESL; encoded by the coding sequence ATGACAAAAGAACAAGAACGCTTGGAGAGCTACCGCCGCACGGCCGGAATAGTTTTTGTGGTTATCCTGTTGCTCCTCTCTTATCTGATCATCCGGCCATTTATCATTGCCATCCTTTCGGCGGCCGCGCTCTCTTACGTCTTTTATCCGGTCTACATTAAATTATTGCCGCTGGTTCCCGCCCGCCTGCCGGCCAAGAAGATCGCCTCGCTCTTAACTTGCGGCCTGATCATCCTGATCGTCTTGATCCCAACCGTGATCGTCAGCCTGATCCTGACCCAGGAGGTGCGGGACGGTTATATTTTCCTGCAGAATTTTTTGCAAAACCCGCAAATGAACGTGTCGCACCTGCCGCCGTTCATTACCCAATGGTCGGGTTACCTGCCGCAGTTCAAGGAGGTGGCGACCGACCTGGCCGGCCAGCTGATCGGTATATTGCAGAGCTTGCTGCGCGGCGTCCCGAGCGTTGTCCTGAACATTTTCATCACGATCTTCTCGATCTACTATTTCCTCGCTCACGGCAAGGACCTCTATAAGTTCTTTGGCGAGATCGTCCCCCTGGCCGAGGGGCGTTACCGCCAGATCCTGAACCGGTTCGATGACTTGAGCCGCGGCATGATCATGGGGCAGATCGTCGTTGGCATCATCCAGGGGATCCTGGCCTGGCTAGGTTTTTTCCTCCTGGGGGTCCCCAATCCTGTCCTCTGGGGTTTCCTGACCGCCATCATCTCGATCATTCCCTTGCTGGGGGCGGCGATCGTCTGGGTGCCGATCGTTGCCTATTTGGCGATCGTCGGGACGACGACCGGGGAATACTGGCGGGCCGTTACACTTTTATTATACGGTACTTTTGTCATCAGCTTGATCGATAACTTCCTGAAGCCGAAGATCGTCGGCGACAACGCCAAGATCCACCCGCTGATCATCCTCTTCGGGATCCTTGGCGGCATCCAGTTGTTCGGCATCGCCGGCATCCTGATCGGCCCGCTCATCCTGACCATTTTCGACCTGGTCATCGAGATCTACAAAGAAAGCCTTTAG